A stretch of the Pan paniscus chromosome 2, NHGRI_mPanPan1-v2.0_pri, whole genome shotgun sequence genome encodes the following:
- the SETD5 gene encoding histone-lysine N-methyltransferase SETD5 isoform X16: MSRGKVIRLHRRKQDNISGGDSSATESWDEELSPSTVLYTATQHTPTSITLTVRRTKPKKRKKSPEKGRAAPKTKKIKAFREGSRKSLRMKNSPSEAQNLDENTTEGWENRIRLWTDQYEEAFTNQYSADVQNALEQHLHSSKEFVGKPTILDTINKTELACNNTVIGSQMQLQLGRVTRVQKHRKILRAARDLALDTLIIEYRGKVMLRQQFEVNGHFFKKPYPFVLFYSKFNGVEMCVDARTFGNDARFIRRSCTPNAEVRHMIADGMIHLCIYAVSAITKDAEVTIAFDYEYSNCNYKVDCACHKGNRNCPIQKRNPNAAELPLLPPPPSLPTIGAETRRRKARRKELEMEQQNEASEENNDQQSQEVPEKVTVSSDHEEVDNPEEKPEEEKEEVIDDQENLAHSRRTREDRKVEAIMHAFENLEKRKKRRDQPLEQSNSDVEITTTTSETPVGEETKTEAAESEVSNSVSNVTIPSTPQSVGVNTRRSSQAGDIAAEKPVPKPPPAKPSRPRPKSRISRYRTSSAQRLKRQKQANAQQAELSQAALEEGGSNSLVTPTEAGSLDSSGENRPLTGSDPTVVSITGSHVNRAASKYPKTKKYLVTEWLNDKAEKQECPVECPLRITTDPTVLATTLNMLPGLIHSPLICTTPKHYIRFGSPFIPERRRRPLLPDGTFSSCKKRWIKQALEEGMTQTSSVPQETRTQHLYQSNENSSSSSICKDNADLLSPLKKWKSRYLMEQNVTKLLRPLSPVTPPPPNSGSKSPQLATPGSSHPGEEECRNGYSLMFSPVTSLTTASRCNTPLQFENISSPESSPAHRPESLSPELCHRKDLDLAKVGYLDSNTNSCADRPSLLNSGHSDLAPHPSLGPTSETGFPSRSGDGHQTLVRNSDQAFRTEFNLMYAYSPLNAMPRADGLYRGSPLVGDRKPLHLDGGYCSPAEGFSSRYEHGLMKDLSRGSLSPGGERACEGVPSAPQNPPQRKKVSLLEYRKRKQEAKENSAGGGGDSAQSKSKSAGAGQGSSNSVSDTGAHGVQGSSARTPSSPHKKFSPSHSSMSHLEAVSPSDSRGTSSSHCRPQENISSRWMVPTSVERLREGGSIPKVLRSSVRVAQKGEPSPTWESNITEKDSDPADGEGPETLSSALSKGATVYSPSRYSYQLLQCDSPRTESQSLLQQSSSPFRGHPTQSPGYSYRTTALRPGNPPSHGSSESSLSSTSYSSPAHPVSTDSLAPFTGTPGYFSSQPHSGNSTGSNLPRRSCPSSAASPTLQGPSDSPTSDSVSQSSTGTLSSTSFPQNSRSSLPSDLRTISLPSAGQSAVYQASRVSAVSNSQHYPHRGSGGVHQYRLQPLQGSGVKTQTGLS, from the exons ATGAGCAGGGGGAAGGTTATTAGACTTCATCGGCGGAAGCAGGACAACATATCAG GTGGGGATAGCAGTGCAACAGAAAGCTGGGATGAGGAGCTTTCTCCTTCCACTGTGTTGTATACAGCAACACAGCACACACCTACAAGCATCACCTTAACTGTTAGAAGAACCAAACCCAAGAAGCGGAAAAAGAGTCCAGAAAAGGGTCGTGCAGCACCAAAGACGAAGAAAATCAAG GCATTTCGAGAGGGATCCCGGAAGTCCTTGCGGATGAAG AATTCTCCCTCTGAAGCACAGAATTTAGATGAGAATACAACTGAGGGCTGGGAAAATCGGATAAGACTATGGACTGACCAGTATGAAGAAGCTTTCACTAATCAGTACAGTGCAGATGTACAGAACGCGCTTGAACAACACCTACATTCTAGCAAGGAATTTGTGGGCAAACCTACTATTTTAGACACTATTAATAAGACTGAATTGGCCTGTAATAACACAGTTATTGGTTCCCAAATGCAG TTACAGCTGGGAAGAGTCACTCGTGTTCAAAAGCACCGGAAGATCCTGAGGGCTGCAAGAGATTTGGCTTTGGACACTCTTATAATAGAGTATCGTGGGAAAGTCATGTTACGACAGCAATTTGAGGTCAATGGGCATTTCTTCAAAAA ACCATACCCCTTTGTGCTCTTCTACTCAAAATTCAATGGTGTAGAGATGTGTGTGGATGCCCGTACTTTCGGTAATGATGCTCGGTTCATCAGAAGATCATGTACACCAAATGCAGAG GTGCGACACATGATTGCAGACGGGATGATTCACCTGTGCATCTATGCTGTGTCTGCCATCACCAAGGATGCTGAGGTCACCATAGCATTTGATTACGAGTATAGTAACTG TAATTATAAAGTGGACTGTGCCTGTCACAAGGGAAACCGGAATTGTCCTATACAAAAAAGGAATCCTAATGCTGCAGAACTGCCACTCCTACCACCTCCTCCAAGCCTACCCACCATTGGAGCAGAGACTAGACGTAGAAAAGCACGACGGAAAGAGCTAGAGATGGAGCAGCAGAATGAGGCTTCAGAGGAGAATAATGACCAGCAATCACAAGAAGTTCCAGAAAAAGTAACTGTATCCAGTGATCATGAG GAAGTAGACAATCCAGAAGAAAAaccagaagaagagaaagaagaggttaTAGATGACCAGGAGAACCTAGCTCATAGCAGGAGG ACCAGGGAAGATAGAAAGGTAGAAGCCATCATGCATGCTTTTGAAAacttagagaaaagaaagaagcggCGGGATCAGCCCTTGGAACAGAGCAACTCTGATGTAGAGATTACTACAACCACCTCAGAGACTCCTGTTGGTGAAGAGACAAAAACTGAAGCCGCTGAATCTGAAGTTAGCAACTCTGTTTCAAATGTTACCATCCCAAGCACCCCACAGAGTGTTGGTGTGAATACCCGGAGGTCTTCCCAGGCAGGG GATATTGCTGCAGAAAAACCAGTCCCCAAGCCACCTCCAGCAAAGCCTTCTAGGCCCCGGCCGAAGAGTCGAATTTCTCGGTACAGGACCAGTTCAGCCCAAAGACTAAAGCGTCAGAAGCAGGCCAATGCACAGCAGGCAGAATTGTCACAAGCTGCCTTGGAAGAGGGAGGAAGTAACAGTTTAGTAACTCCTACTGAAGCTGGAAGTCTAGACAGTTCAGGAGAAAACAGGCCATTAACAGGGTCTGACCCAACTGTGGTGTCAATTACTGGATCCCATGTCAACCGTGCTGCATCTAAATACCCCAAAACCAAAAAG TATCTAGTTACAGAATGGTTGAATGACAAAGCAGAGAAGCAAGAGTGCCCTGTTGAGTGCCCTTTACGTATCACAACGGATCCAACTGTACTGGCAACGACCCTAAACATGTTACCAGGTCTTATCCATTCCCCGTTAATTTGCACCACCCCCAAACACTACATTCGCTTTGGCTCACCCTTTATCCCTGAGAGACGTCGAAGGCCCCTTCTGCCTGATGGCACATTCAGCTCCTGTAAGAAG CGCTGGATAAAACAAGCCTTAGAAGAAGGGATGACTCAAACATCATCTGTACCCCAAGAGACTAGAACTCAGCACCTATACCAAAGCAATGAGAATAGTAGCTCTTCTAGTATCTGCAAAGACAATGCAG ACTTGTTGAGCCCATTAAAGAAATGGAAGTCTCGCTATCTGATGGAGCAGAATGTCACCAAGTTACTTCGGCCTCTGTCTCCAGTCACACCACCCCCTCCCAATTCAGGCTCAAAGAGTCCCCAGCTGGCCACACCTGGCTCATCTCACCCAGGAGAAGAGGAGTGTCGAAATGGATACAGCCTCATGTTTTCACCAGTCACATCTCTTACTACTGCTAGTCGCTGCAACACTCCTCTGCAGTTTGAG AACATATCCTCCCCTGAGAGTTCCCCTGCGCATAGGCCCGAGTCCCTGTCACCCGAG cTTTGTCACCGAAAAGACCTGGATTTGGCAAAAGTAGGATACCTTGACTCCAACACTAACAGCTGTGCTGATAGACCTTCCCTACTCAACTCAGGTCATTCTGACCTGGCTCCTCATCCCTCCCTCGGACCCACTTCTGAGACTGGTTTCCCAAGCAGAAGTGGAGATGGACATCAGACCCTCGTGAGAAACTCAGACCAGGCATTTCGGACAGAGTTCAACTTGATGTATGCCTACTCCCCTTTGAACGCTATGCCTCGAGCAGATGGACTGTATCGAGGATCTCCTCTAGTGGGGGATAGGAAGCCTTTACATTTGGATGGGGGATATTGTTCCCCTGCAGAAGGATTTTCCAGCAGATATGAACATGGCTTAATGAAAGACCTCTCTCGTGGATCCTTGTCACCTGGTGGTGAAAGGGCCTGTGAAGGAGTCCCATCTGCCCCCCAGAACCCACCACAGAGGAAAAAA gTATCCCTGCTGGAGTACCGAAAACGGAAACAAGAAGCTAAGGAAAATTCTGCTGGTGGGGGAGGTGACTCTGCACAGAGCAAAAGCAAGTCTGCAGGAGCTGGGCAAGGCAGCAGTAACTCCGTTTCTGACACTGGTGCCCATGGTGTGCAGGGATCCTCAGCCCGAACTCCATCTTCCCCTCACAAAAAATTCTCCCCATCTCATTCCTCTATGTCCCATTTGGAGGCGGTAAGCCCATCAGATTCCAGAGGCACTTCTTCATCTCACTGCAGACCTCAAGAGAATATCAGCAGTAGGTG GATGGTTCCCACATCAGTAGAACGACTCCGAGAAGGAGGGAGCATCCCCAAGGTCCTCCGAAGCAGCGTGAGGGTGGCCCAAAAGGGAGAGCCCTCTCCCACATGGGAGAGTAACATCACAGAGAAAGACTCAG ACCCTGCAGATGGAGAAGGCCCAGAGACATTGAGCTCAGCACTCTCTAAAGGAGCAACAGTTTACAGCCCTTCCAGATACAGCTACCAG CTCCTGCAGTGTGATAGTCCTCGGACAGAATCACAAAGCCTCCTTCAGCAGAGTTCCTCCCCCTTCAGAGGACATCCTACACAATCTCCAGGATACAGTTATCGAACTACTGCACTGAGACCTGGAAACCCCCCCTCTCACGGTTCTTCAGAATCATCCCTCTCTTCCACGTCCTATTCCAGCCCCGCCCACCCTGTGTCCACAGACTCGTTGGCCCCATTTACGGGGACACCAGGGTATTTTAGCAGCCAGCCACATTCTGGAAACAGCACTGGCAGCAATCTTCCAAGGAGGAGCTGCCCTTCTAGTGCTGCTAGCCCTACCCTGCAGGGACCCTCAGACTCGCCAACCTCAGATTCAGTTTCTCAGTCCAGCACAGGAACTCTGAGTTCCACCTCCTTTCCTCAGAACTCTAGGTCGTCATTGCCATCAGACTTACGGACTATCAGTCTGCCCAGTGCTGGGCAGTCAGCTGTCTACCAGGCCTCCAGGGTATCTGCGGTTTCCAATTCACAGCACTACCCACACCGTGGGAGTGGGGGTGTGCACCAGTACCGACTCCAGCCACTGCAAGGGTCAGGAGTCAAGACTCAGACAGGACTTTCCTAG
- the SETD5 gene encoding histone-lysine N-methyltransferase SETD5 isoform X13 translates to MSQLTLAFCFITFLVEAKKQRDHNYGAPPPPTPPASPPVQTIIPRSDLNGLPSPVEERCGDSPNSEGETVPTWCPCGLSQDGFLLNCDKCRGMSRGKVIRLHRRKQDNISGGDSSATESWDEELSPSTVLYTATQHTPTSITLTVRRTKPKKRKKSPEKGRAAPKTKKIKAFREGSRKSLRMKNSPSEAQNLDENTTEGWENRIRLWTDQYEEAFTNQYSADVQNALEQHLHSSKEFVGKPTILDTINKTELACNNTVIGSQMQLQLGRVTRVQKHRKILRAARDLALDTLIIEYRGKVMLRQQFEVNGHFFKKPYPFVLFYSKFNGVEMCVDARTFGNDARFIRRSCTPNAEVRHMIADGMIHLCIYAVSAITKDAEVTIAFDYEYSNCNYKVDCACHKGNRNCPIQKRNPNAAELPLLPPPPSLPTIGAETRRRKARRKELEMEQQNEASEENNDQQSQEVPEKVTVSSDHEEVDNPEEKPEEEKEEVIDDQENLAHSRRTREDRKVEAIMHAFENLEKRKKRRDQPLEQSNSDVEITTTTSETPVGEETKTEAAESEVSNSVSNVTIPSTPQSVGVNTRRSSQAGDIAAEKPVPKPPPAKPSRPRPKSRISRYRTSSAQRLKRQKQANAQQAELSQAALEEGGSNSLVTPTEAGSLDSSGENRPLTGSDPTVVSITGSHVNRAASKYPKTKKYLVTEWLNDKAEKQECPVECPLRITTDPTVLATTLNMLPGLIHSPLICTTPKHYIRFGSPFIPERRRRPLLPDGTFSSCKKRWIKQALEEGMTQTSSVPQETRTQHLYQSNENSSSSSICKDNADLLSPLKKWKSRYLMEQNVTKLLRPLSPVTPPPPNSGSKSPQLATPGSSHPGEEECRNGYSLMFSPVTSLTTASRCNTPLQFENISSPESSPAHRPESLSPELCHRKDLDLAKVGYLDSNTNSCADRPSLLNSGHSDLAPHPSLGPTSETGFPSRSGDGHQTLVRNSDQAFRTEFNLMYAYSPLNAMPRADGLYRGSPLVGDRKPLHLDGGYCSPAEGFSSRYEHGLMKDLSRGSLSPGGERACEGVPSAPQNPPQRKKVSLLEYRKRKQEAKENSAGGGGDSAQSKSKSAGAGQGSSNSVSDTGAHGVQGSSARTPSSPHKKFSPSHSSMSHLEAVSPSDSRGTSSSHCRPQENISSRWMVPTSVERLREGGSIPKVLRSSVRVAQKGEPSPTWESNITEKDSDPADGEGPETLSSALSKGATVYSPSRYSYQLLQCDSPRTESQSLLQQSSSPFRGHPTQSPGYSYRTTALRPGNPPSHGSSESSLSSTSYSSPAHPVSTDSLAPFTGTPGYFSSQPHSGNSTGSNLPRRSCPSSAASPTLQGPSDSPTSDSVSQSSTGTLSSTSFPQNSRSSLPSDLRTISLPSAGQSAVYQASRVSAVSNSQHYPHRGSGGVHQYRLQPLQGSGVKTQTGLS, encoded by the exons atgtCCCAGTTGACCTTGGCATTTTGTTTTATCACTTTCCTGGTTGAAGCCAAAAAACAAAGG GATCATAATTACGGAGCCCCTCCTCCTCCGACACCTCCTGCTTCTCCCCCTGTCCAGACGATCATCCCTCGTTCTGACCTGAATGGCCTGCCGTCGCCTGTAGAGGAACGCTGTGGAGACAGCCCGAACTCTGAAGGAGAAACTGTACCTACCTGGTGTCCTTGTGGTCTTTCTCAGGATGGCTTCCTTCTCAACTGTGACAAGTGCAG GGGAATGAGCAGGGGGAAGGTTATTAGACTTCATCGGCGGAAGCAGGACAACATATCAG GTGGGGATAGCAGTGCAACAGAAAGCTGGGATGAGGAGCTTTCTCCTTCCACTGTGTTGTATACAGCAACACAGCACACACCTACAAGCATCACCTTAACTGTTAGAAGAACCAAACCCAAGAAGCGGAAAAAGAGTCCAGAAAAGGGTCGTGCAGCACCAAAGACGAAGAAAATCAAG GCATTTCGAGAGGGATCCCGGAAGTCCTTGCGGATGAAG AATTCTCCCTCTGAAGCACAGAATTTAGATGAGAATACAACTGAGGGCTGGGAAAATCGGATAAGACTATGGACTGACCAGTATGAAGAAGCTTTCACTAATCAGTACAGTGCAGATGTACAGAACGCGCTTGAACAACACCTACATTCTAGCAAGGAATTTGTGGGCAAACCTACTATTTTAGACACTATTAATAAGACTGAATTGGCCTGTAATAACACAGTTATTGGTTCCCAAATGCAG TTACAGCTGGGAAGAGTCACTCGTGTTCAAAAGCACCGGAAGATCCTGAGGGCTGCAAGAGATTTGGCTTTGGACACTCTTATAATAGAGTATCGTGGGAAAGTCATGTTACGACAGCAATTTGAGGTCAATGGGCATTTCTTCAAAAA ACCATACCCCTTTGTGCTCTTCTACTCAAAATTCAATGGTGTAGAGATGTGTGTGGATGCCCGTACTTTCGGTAATGATGCTCGGTTCATCAGAAGATCATGTACACCAAATGCAGAG GTGCGACACATGATTGCAGACGGGATGATTCACCTGTGCATCTATGCTGTGTCTGCCATCACCAAGGATGCTGAGGTCACCATAGCATTTGATTACGAGTATAGTAACTG TAATTATAAAGTGGACTGTGCCTGTCACAAGGGAAACCGGAATTGTCCTATACAAAAAAGGAATCCTAATGCTGCAGAACTGCCACTCCTACCACCTCCTCCAAGCCTACCCACCATTGGAGCAGAGACTAGACGTAGAAAAGCACGACGGAAAGAGCTAGAGATGGAGCAGCAGAATGAGGCTTCAGAGGAGAATAATGACCAGCAATCACAAGAAGTTCCAGAAAAAGTAACTGTATCCAGTGATCATGAG GAAGTAGACAATCCAGAAGAAAAaccagaagaagagaaagaagaggttaTAGATGACCAGGAGAACCTAGCTCATAGCAGGAGG ACCAGGGAAGATAGAAAGGTAGAAGCCATCATGCATGCTTTTGAAAacttagagaaaagaaagaagcggCGGGATCAGCCCTTGGAACAGAGCAACTCTGATGTAGAGATTACTACAACCACCTCAGAGACTCCTGTTGGTGAAGAGACAAAAACTGAAGCCGCTGAATCTGAAGTTAGCAACTCTGTTTCAAATGTTACCATCCCAAGCACCCCACAGAGTGTTGGTGTGAATACCCGGAGGTCTTCCCAGGCAGGG GATATTGCTGCAGAAAAACCAGTCCCCAAGCCACCTCCAGCAAAGCCTTCTAGGCCCCGGCCGAAGAGTCGAATTTCTCGGTACAGGACCAGTTCAGCCCAAAGACTAAAGCGTCAGAAGCAGGCCAATGCACAGCAGGCAGAATTGTCACAAGCTGCCTTGGAAGAGGGAGGAAGTAACAGTTTAGTAACTCCTACTGAAGCTGGAAGTCTAGACAGTTCAGGAGAAAACAGGCCATTAACAGGGTCTGACCCAACTGTGGTGTCAATTACTGGATCCCATGTCAACCGTGCTGCATCTAAATACCCCAAAACCAAAAAG TATCTAGTTACAGAATGGTTGAATGACAAAGCAGAGAAGCAAGAGTGCCCTGTTGAGTGCCCTTTACGTATCACAACGGATCCAACTGTACTGGCAACGACCCTAAACATGTTACCAGGTCTTATCCATTCCCCGTTAATTTGCACCACCCCCAAACACTACATTCGCTTTGGCTCACCCTTTATCCCTGAGAGACGTCGAAGGCCCCTTCTGCCTGATGGCACATTCAGCTCCTGTAAGAAG CGCTGGATAAAACAAGCCTTAGAAGAAGGGATGACTCAAACATCATCTGTACCCCAAGAGACTAGAACTCAGCACCTATACCAAAGCAATGAGAATAGTAGCTCTTCTAGTATCTGCAAAGACAATGCAG ACTTGTTGAGCCCATTAAAGAAATGGAAGTCTCGCTATCTGATGGAGCAGAATGTCACCAAGTTACTTCGGCCTCTGTCTCCAGTCACACCACCCCCTCCCAATTCAGGCTCAAAGAGTCCCCAGCTGGCCACACCTGGCTCATCTCACCCAGGAGAAGAGGAGTGTCGAAATGGATACAGCCTCATGTTTTCACCAGTCACATCTCTTACTACTGCTAGTCGCTGCAACACTCCTCTGCAGTTTGAG AACATATCCTCCCCTGAGAGTTCCCCTGCGCATAGGCCCGAGTCCCTGTCACCCGAG cTTTGTCACCGAAAAGACCTGGATTTGGCAAAAGTAGGATACCTTGACTCCAACACTAACAGCTGTGCTGATAGACCTTCCCTACTCAACTCAGGTCATTCTGACCTGGCTCCTCATCCCTCCCTCGGACCCACTTCTGAGACTGGTTTCCCAAGCAGAAGTGGAGATGGACATCAGACCCTCGTGAGAAACTCAGACCAGGCATTTCGGACAGAGTTCAACTTGATGTATGCCTACTCCCCTTTGAACGCTATGCCTCGAGCAGATGGACTGTATCGAGGATCTCCTCTAGTGGGGGATAGGAAGCCTTTACATTTGGATGGGGGATATTGTTCCCCTGCAGAAGGATTTTCCAGCAGATATGAACATGGCTTAATGAAAGACCTCTCTCGTGGATCCTTGTCACCTGGTGGTGAAAGGGCCTGTGAAGGAGTCCCATCTGCCCCCCAGAACCCACCACAGAGGAAAAAA gTATCCCTGCTGGAGTACCGAAAACGGAAACAAGAAGCTAAGGAAAATTCTGCTGGTGGGGGAGGTGACTCTGCACAGAGCAAAAGCAAGTCTGCAGGAGCTGGGCAAGGCAGCAGTAACTCCGTTTCTGACACTGGTGCCCATGGTGTGCAGGGATCCTCAGCCCGAACTCCATCTTCCCCTCACAAAAAATTCTCCCCATCTCATTCCTCTATGTCCCATTTGGAGGCGGTAAGCCCATCAGATTCCAGAGGCACTTCTTCATCTCACTGCAGACCTCAAGAGAATATCAGCAGTAGGTG GATGGTTCCCACATCAGTAGAACGACTCCGAGAAGGAGGGAGCATCCCCAAGGTCCTCCGAAGCAGCGTGAGGGTGGCCCAAAAGGGAGAGCCCTCTCCCACATGGGAGAGTAACATCACAGAGAAAGACTCAG ACCCTGCAGATGGAGAAGGCCCAGAGACATTGAGCTCAGCACTCTCTAAAGGAGCAACAGTTTACAGCCCTTCCAGATACAGCTACCAG CTCCTGCAGTGTGATAGTCCTCGGACAGAATCACAAAGCCTCCTTCAGCAGAGTTCCTCCCCCTTCAGAGGACATCCTACACAATCTCCAGGATACAGTTATCGAACTACTGCACTGAGACCTGGAAACCCCCCCTCTCACGGTTCTTCAGAATCATCCCTCTCTTCCACGTCCTATTCCAGCCCCGCCCACCCTGTGTCCACAGACTCGTTGGCCCCATTTACGGGGACACCAGGGTATTTTAGCAGCCAGCCACATTCTGGAAACAGCACTGGCAGCAATCTTCCAAGGAGGAGCTGCCCTTCTAGTGCTGCTAGCCCTACCCTGCAGGGACCCTCAGACTCGCCAACCTCAGATTCAGTTTCTCAGTCCAGCACAGGAACTCTGAGTTCCACCTCCTTTCCTCAGAACTCTAGGTCGTCATTGCCATCAGACTTACGGACTATCAGTCTGCCCAGTGCTGGGCAGTCAGCTGTCTACCAGGCCTCCAGGGTATCTGCGGTTTCCAATTCACAGCACTACCCACACCGTGGGAGTGGGGGTGTGCACCAGTACCGACTCCAGCCACTGCAAGGGTCAGGAGTCAAGACTCAGACAGGACTTTCCTAG